Genomic window (Mesorhizobium sp. M4B.F.Ca.ET.058.02.1.1):
CGAATTCGGGCAGCTTCGACAGGTTGAGCTTGGCGGCCACCTGCTTGAGGATGTCCGTCGAGGAAATGACCTCGACCTGGCTGGCGACGCCCTGCTCATCGAGAATCGGTTTTTCGCTGTCGTTGCTCGTGCCGTCAGGCCGGGTGAAGACCGATTCGCGGGTTTCTATCAGCAGTTTCGTCTCGGCCTTGTATTGCGGCGTGGCAAGCCAGGCGAGCGCGAAAGCCAGACCAGTGACGGCAAGCGCAACGATAAGAATGCGCAACCAGTTCCTCGCCAGGCTGGCGAAGAGTTGCCTGAGATCGACATCGACGTCTGCGGCCGCGGACTGAACGGACATGCATCCTGCTCCGAACTTGAGTCTAGGATGGACCGTAAACAACTATGGTAACTCAGCCGTTAAGATAAGAGCGGGCGCCATTAGAGACGACTGAAGAACATTCAGCAAAGACAGTAGAATAGCTACGCTTTTTGGCAACCGCCGCCGCCCGGGACGGCAAACCTTTACCGGCCATTAACCCTAACAGGAGGATAACGGATTCCGTTCCCTGGGGTTTGCCGCAACATCTGGCGGCCAGCGATGAAGGTTCGTGACCGGTCATGAAAAGCACTGCCTCCCTTTTTCGTGCTCTGCTTGCCGTATCAATGCTCGCCGGCTGCTCAAGCTATCGGCCGACACCAGCGGCCTTCCATGAGGTGCTCGACCAACCTTATCGGCTGGGTGCCGGAGATCGCGTCCGGGTCACCGTATTCGAGCAGGATGGCCTGACCAACACCTACAGCGTCGACCAGTCCGGCTATCTCTCCTTCCCATTGGTCGGCTCCGTGCCGGCACGCGGACACACCGCCCAGCAGCTCGAGAAGGAAATCGCCGACAAGTTGCGGCAAGGCTATCTGCGCGACCCCGATGTTTCGGTCGAGATCGACCGCTACCGGCCGATCTTCGTGATGGGCGAAGTTGGCGCGGCCGGCCAGTATTCCTATGTGCCGGGCCTCACCGTGCAAAAAGCCATCGCGATCGCCGGCGGCTTCTCGCCGCGCGCCAACCAGGAGAGCGTCGACATCACCCGCGACATCAACGGCAAGGTGATGACCGGGCGGGTGGTCACATCCGATCCGTTGCTGCCCGGCGACACTGTCTACGTGCGCGAACGGCTGTTCTGAAAACCAACGTGGCGGCGAACCTGCGGATCGTCCATTGCTTTCGCTCACCCGTCGGCGGGATTTTCCGCCATGTGCGCGACCTGACCGAGGCGCAGCTCGCCGCCGGTCACTCGGTCGGCATCGTTTGCGATTCGACCACCGGCGGCGCTTTCGAGGAGCATCTATTCGAGGGTATGAAGGACAGCCTGGCGCTCGGCATCCATCGCACGCCGATGCAGCGCCATGTCGGGCCGGGCGACCTCGCCTCGGCTTGGCGCACATACAGAATCATCAAGGAATTGCGGCCGGACGTGCTGCACGGGCACGGCGCCAAGGGTGGCGCCTATGCCCGTCTGTTCGGCTCACTGTTGCGGGTATCAAGGTCTCGCGTAGCCCGCCTTTATTCGCCGCACGGCGGCTCCCTCCATTATGACGAGACGACGGCCACCGGGAAGCTGTTCTTCGCGCTCGAGCGATTCATGGCCCGGTTCACCGACTGCCTGCTGTTCGTCTCCGACTATGAAAGGCGCACCTGGCGCAGGAAGGTGGGCGAACCGCCTATCCCCAACACGCTGGTCTACAATGGTCTGCGCGCCACAGAGTTCGACGTGGTGCCGACCCTGCCCGAAGCGGCGGACCTGCTCTACATCGGCATGATGCGCGACCTAAAGGGACCGGACATCTTCATCGACGCGGTGGCGCTGGCCGGCAACAGACTCGGCCGCCAGATTAGCGCGGTGATGGTCGGCGACGGCGACGACCTGCCGCGCTACCATGCGCAGGTGAAGCGCCTTGGGCTCGACGGCCACGTCCGCTTCCTGCCGCCCATGCCGGCCCGGGATGCCTTCGCGCTGGCGGAGCTGATTGTCGTGCCCTCGCGCGCCGAGGCCATGCCCTATATCGTGCTGGAGACGCTGGCCGCCGGCAAGCCGATGATCGCCACCGCCGTCGGCGGCATACCGGAGATATTCGGCGAAGCCTCCCCTGCCCTGATCCGTCCCGATCCGAACCAGCTTGGCGACAGGCTGAGCGACGCGCTCTCCGATCTCGGCGCCTATCAGCGCCTGATGCCCGGGGCGCCCGACCTCAAGGCACGATTCGGCGCCGACGTCATGGCCGCGGAGATCGAGAAGGCCTATTTTGCCGCGCTCCGGCGCTAGAGCGTGGTCGATTTGCTCTGGGACGTTTTCTCACGCTGACCAGCCCCGTCCGCCTCAACGCAGGGTGGCAACCGGTTCAAAGCCATCTGTTGTCTCAAGGGTTTCTTAGCTCTCTTTTGCTATTCAGCCGAGCGAAGCCCGCGGACAATCCAATGAACGAGATCGACCCCGCACGCCGCTTTTCAATGAATGCGGTACGCAAATTCGACGGCCCTGCCGAGAGCGAAGCAGCGAGCGGCCTGAACGATGTGGCGCGTCAGGTTGCCTCGCAGTACCGGCGCGAT
Coding sequences:
- a CDS encoding polysaccharide biosynthesis/export family protein encodes the protein MKSTASLFRALLAVSMLAGCSSYRPTPAAFHEVLDQPYRLGAGDRVRVTVFEQDGLTNTYSVDQSGYLSFPLVGSVPARGHTAQQLEKEIADKLRQGYLRDPDVSVEIDRYRPIFVMGEVGAAGQYSYVPGLTVQKAIAIAGGFSPRANQESVDITRDINGKVMTGRVVTSDPLLPGDTVYVRERLF
- a CDS encoding glycosyltransferase, translating into MAANLRIVHCFRSPVGGIFRHVRDLTEAQLAAGHSVGIVCDSTTGGAFEEHLFEGMKDSLALGIHRTPMQRHVGPGDLASAWRTYRIIKELRPDVLHGHGAKGGAYARLFGSLLRVSRSRVARLYSPHGGSLHYDETTATGKLFFALERFMARFTDCLLFVSDYERRTWRRKVGEPPIPNTLVYNGLRATEFDVVPTLPEAADLLYIGMMRDLKGPDIFIDAVALAGNRLGRQISAVMVGDGDDLPRYHAQVKRLGLDGHVRFLPPMPARDAFALAELIVVPSRAEAMPYIVLETLAAGKPMIATAVGGIPEIFGEASPALIRPDPNQLGDRLSDALSDLGAYQRLMPGAPDLKARFGADVMAAEIEKAYFAALRR